The Candidatus Methylomirabilis limnetica genome contains a region encoding:
- the purF gene encoding amidophosphoribosyltransferase gives MSTLRFDKFREECGVVGIYGHSEAANLAYLALYALQHRGQESAGIAASDGKSLHLEKAMGLVADVFSETKLRRLRGAIAIGHVRYSTTGTSQVKNAQPLLAGYKRGQLALAHNGNLTNAEKTRDNLEAQGSIFNSTTDSEVIVHLIARSREPNLLEASVDALSQVRGAYSLVIMNDTELLGIRDPYGFRPLSLGKLGEAWVLASESCAFDLIEADFVRDIEPGEFVLINESGVHTFSPFPPAPKSQCIFEYVYFARPDSFLFGRSVAGIRKELGRQLAREYPVEADVVIPVPDSGVPAALGFAEEAHMPFEHGLIRNHYVGRTFIEPKQAIRHFGVKIKLNAIREVLEGKRVVVVDDSIIRGTTSRKIVSMIRAAGATEVHVRISSPPTIFPCYYGIDTPTRKELIASTHDAEEIRRYLHADSLGYLSLKGLHQSAEKGTQGGGGFCNACFTGCYPVAFTEEDQDQLGLFGN, from the coding sequence ATGTCTACGCTGAGGTTCGATAAGTTTCGCGAGGAGTGCGGGGTGGTGGGGATCTATGGCCATTCGGAGGCCGCCAACCTCGCCTACCTGGCTCTGTATGCGCTCCAGCACAGGGGGCAGGAAAGCGCTGGGATTGCGGCCTCTGACGGTAAGTCTCTGCATCTCGAAAAGGCCATGGGGCTGGTTGCCGACGTCTTTTCTGAGACCAAGCTTCGCCGCCTCAGAGGGGCGATTGCCATAGGTCACGTCCGCTACTCCACGACCGGGACCTCGCAGGTCAAGAATGCGCAGCCGCTGCTGGCCGGCTACAAACGTGGTCAGCTTGCCCTTGCGCACAATGGTAATCTGACAAACGCCGAGAAGACCCGCGACAATCTCGAGGCGCAAGGGTCCATCTTCAACTCTACAACCGACAGCGAGGTGATCGTTCACCTGATTGCTCGCTCACGGGAGCCAAACCTACTGGAGGCTTCGGTCGATGCACTGAGCCAGGTTCGGGGTGCCTACTCCCTGGTCATCATGAACGATACCGAGTTGCTGGGGATCCGGGATCCCTACGGCTTTCGTCCTCTCTCGTTAGGCAAACTTGGTGAGGCGTGGGTCCTGGCGTCCGAAAGTTGCGCTTTCGATTTGATCGAGGCGGATTTCGTCCGCGACATAGAGCCAGGCGAATTCGTCCTGATCAATGAAAGTGGGGTCCACACGTTTTCTCCGTTCCCACCCGCACCGAAGTCTCAGTGTATCTTTGAGTATGTCTACTTCGCCAGGCCGGACAGCTTCTTATTTGGTCGGTCTGTCGCGGGGATTCGTAAAGAGCTTGGCAGACAATTGGCGCGGGAGTACCCGGTCGAGGCCGACGTGGTGATTCCTGTTCCCGATTCCGGAGTTCCGGCAGCGCTTGGTTTTGCCGAAGAGGCCCACATGCCGTTTGAACACGGCCTTATCCGCAATCACTATGTCGGTCGGACCTTTATCGAGCCTAAGCAGGCGATCAGGCATTTTGGGGTTAAGATCAAACTCAACGCCATCCGTGAGGTGTTAGAGGGAAAACGCGTCGTGGTGGTGGACGACTCTATTATCCGCGGAACCACCAGTCGGAAGATCGTGTCGATGATACGGGCGGCCGGGGCTACGGAGGTCCATGTACGGATCAGCTCCCCCCCCACGATTTTTCCCTGTTACTACGGGATTGACACCCCAACGCGCAAGGAGCTCATCGCCTCCACGCACGACGCAGAGGAGATTCGGCGGTACCTTCACGCCGACAGCCTGGGCTACCTGAGCCTGAAAGGATTGCACCAGTCCGCCGAGAAGGGAACCCAGGGTGGGGGGGGCTTCTGCAACGCGTGTTTCACCGGCTGCTACCCGGTTGCCTTTACCGAGGAGGATCAGGACCAGCTCGGCCTCTTTGGTAACTAG
- a CDS encoding sodium-translocating pyrophosphatase: MSEANVALPAFGPQEWKILWLVLVSAFISLGYGAYLARKTMQEDPGSQAMQDVARAIEEGAMAYLARQVKTMIWFVIAITIGLFFMYRTLYEGMLLPLGVAFAFLMGVAASYGAGYVGMLLAVKGNVRTAAAALHSFKSSLEIAFRAGTVSGMFTVGLGLLGATIIFLMFKENAMKILVGFGFGGSLAALFMRMGGGIFTKAADVGADLVGKIEKGIPEDDPRNAATIADNVGDNVGDCAGMAADVFESYEVTLVAAIILGAGAMLDKDFVESFGGTASASKVVLALIIYPLLIRAVGVFGSILGTWCVRGKDDPDMNPMKPINFGFWVAALSSVVGFFIVSYFYLGDIVSPKYGTLWWRVFLANTMGIALALVISWLTEYFTATDKKPVTEIAYASRTGPATLILSGFAAGLESSVWAILAIAATIFGAYSIFGGSVSLSAYGIALAGLGLLATTGFVLAEDTFGPISDNASGIFEMSGALKNAPRTPSGIEAHRIVAKLDAVGNTTKALTKGLAIATAVIAAVSLFRSFIDEAHLLETGIQVNLPEVFIGFLIGGAVPFLFCSFAIQAVSRAAFLLVEEVRRQFREKPGIMEFKEKPDYGRCVEIVTAAAQKELLGPGVLSIVSPILVAFAFGAPALGGFLAGAILTGQLMAVFLANTGGAWDNAKKKIEEGLFGGKGTDCHKAAVIGDTVGDPFKDTAGPAINPMIKVMNLVAILIAPLAIREIGFGTRSIIVLTCVTVLGLSVLFSKRGSIVKEDDVADKAEVSRAH; encoded by the coding sequence ATGAGTGAAGCGAACGTTGCACTGCCAGCCTTTGGCCCGCAGGAATGGAAGATCCTTTGGTTAGTCCTGGTCTCGGCCTTTATCTCCCTGGGGTATGGGGCCTACCTGGCAAGAAAGACGATGCAAGAAGACCCTGGCAGCCAGGCGATGCAGGATGTGGCCAGGGCGATTGAAGAGGGGGCGATGGCCTATCTCGCGCGCCAGGTTAAGACGATGATCTGGTTCGTCATCGCCATCACAATCGGCCTCTTCTTCATGTATCGTACGCTTTATGAAGGGATGCTCCTACCTCTTGGCGTAGCGTTTGCCTTTCTCATGGGAGTCGCAGCCTCCTATGGCGCCGGATACGTCGGGATGTTGCTGGCCGTGAAAGGCAATGTGCGAACCGCCGCCGCCGCTCTCCATAGCTTCAAGAGCTCGCTGGAAATCGCCTTCAGGGCAGGGACCGTCTCGGGGATGTTCACCGTCGGCCTTGGGCTCCTGGGCGCGACCATCATCTTCCTGATGTTCAAAGAGAATGCGATGAAGATTCTGGTTGGCTTTGGCTTTGGTGGGTCGCTCGCCGCCCTGTTCATGCGTATGGGAGGAGGCATCTTCACCAAGGCGGCTGACGTGGGCGCCGATCTGGTCGGCAAGATTGAAAAGGGGATTCCGGAGGATGATCCGCGCAACGCCGCCACGATCGCCGACAATGTGGGCGACAATGTCGGCGACTGCGCCGGGATGGCTGCCGATGTCTTCGAGTCGTACGAGGTGACGCTGGTGGCGGCGATTATCCTGGGAGCCGGGGCCATGTTGGATAAGGACTTTGTCGAGTCGTTCGGCGGTACTGCCAGCGCCTCCAAGGTCGTCCTGGCCCTGATCATCTATCCCCTCTTGATCCGCGCCGTGGGTGTCTTCGGCTCGATCCTCGGCACCTGGTGCGTTCGGGGCAAGGATGATCCCGACATGAACCCGATGAAGCCGATCAACTTCGGCTTCTGGGTAGCTGCGCTCAGTTCGGTTGTCGGCTTTTTCATTGTGAGCTACTTTTACCTTGGCGACATCGTGAGCCCGAAGTACGGCACACTCTGGTGGCGCGTCTTTCTGGCCAATACGATGGGGATCGCCCTGGCGCTGGTGATCTCGTGGCTGACGGAGTATTTCACCGCGACCGACAAGAAGCCTGTGACCGAGATTGCCTATGCCAGCCGGACAGGGCCGGCGACGCTGATCCTCTCCGGGTTTGCCGCAGGCCTCGAGTCGAGCGTGTGGGCCATCCTGGCCATCGCCGCAACTATCTTTGGCGCATACAGCATCTTCGGTGGGAGCGTTTCGCTGTCAGCCTATGGGATCGCCCTGGCCGGGCTGGGGCTGCTGGCGACCACCGGCTTCGTGCTGGCCGAAGATACCTTCGGCCCCATTTCCGACAACGCCAGCGGCATCTTCGAGATGTCTGGCGCGCTGAAGAACGCCCCCAGGACGCCCTCTGGAATTGAGGCACATCGGATTGTCGCCAAGCTCGACGCGGTCGGCAATACGACCAAGGCCCTGACGAAAGGGCTGGCCATCGCCACCGCGGTCATCGCGGCCGTCTCCCTCTTCCGCTCCTTTATCGACGAGGCGCACCTCTTAGAGACGGGGATCCAGGTAAACCTGCCAGAGGTCTTCATCGGGTTCCTGATCGGTGGGGCGGTTCCGTTCCTCTTCTGCTCCTTTGCGATCCAGGCGGTGAGCCGGGCGGCCTTTCTTCTGGTTGAAGAGGTCCGTCGGCAGTTCCGGGAGAAGCCGGGGATCATGGAGTTTAAGGAGAAGCCCGACTACGGTCGGTGCGTGGAGATCGTGACGGCTGCGGCGCAGAAGGAACTGCTGGGACCGGGCGTCCTCTCGATTGTCAGCCCGATCCTGGTCGCGTTCGCCTTCGGCGCGCCTGCGCTTGGCGGCTTCCTTGCCGGAGCGATTCTCACCGGTCAGCTAATGGCGGTGTTCCTCGCGAATACCGGCGGGGCATGGGACAATGCCAAGAAGAAGATCGAGGAGGGGCTGTTCGGCGGCAAAGGAACTGACTGTCATAAGGCTGCGGTCATCGGCGATACGGTCGGCGATCCGTTCAAGGACACCGCAGGGCCGGCCATCAACCCGATGATCAAGGTCATGAACCTGGTCGCGATCCTGATCGCACCCTTGGCCATCCGTGAAATTGGGTTTGGCACTCGGTCTATTATCGTTTTGACCTGCGTGACCGTCCTGGGGCTGTCGGTGCTCTTCAGCAAGCGAGGCTCGATCGTGAAGGAGGATGACGTAGCGGACAAGGCTGAGGTCAGCCGCGCCCACTAG
- the alaC gene encoding alanine transaminase, translated as MEEFHRISRLPPYVFNIVNELKVKARARGDDIIDFGMGNPDLPTPPHIVEKLCEAARNPRNHRYSASRGITKLRLAIADWYRRRYGVEIDPEREAIATIGAKEGLSHLALAVVEPGDVALVPSPTYPIHPYSVIIAGGDVRSVRLEEGTDFYGALMAAHRESWPPPKLLILSFPHNPTTATVDLAFFEKVVAFAQEHHLILIHDLAYADLTFDGYQAPSLLQVPGAKEIGVEFFTLSKSYNMPGWRVGFCVGNPRIIAALTRLKSYLDYGMFQPIQIAAIVALNGPQECVGQTVEIYRTRRDALVDGLNRIGWNLSKPKGTMFVWAKIPESYRTMGSLEFSKFLLDKAKVAVSPGIGFGQYGDEYVRFALVENEHRTRQAIHGLKRVL; from the coding sequence ATGGAGGAGTTCCACCGAATCAGTCGGTTGCCCCCGTATGTCTTTAATATCGTGAATGAGCTGAAGGTCAAGGCGCGCGCTCGTGGCGATGACATTATCGACTTCGGGATGGGCAACCCCGACCTGCCAACCCCTCCACACATCGTCGAGAAGCTCTGTGAGGCAGCCAGGAACCCTCGGAATCATCGGTACTCCGCATCGCGCGGGATTACGAAACTCCGGCTGGCCATCGCTGATTGGTATCGGCGGCGATATGGGGTTGAGATCGATCCCGAGCGGGAGGCGATTGCGACCATCGGCGCCAAGGAGGGACTTTCGCATCTGGCCTTGGCGGTAGTGGAACCCGGGGATGTTGCATTGGTGCCAAGTCCGACCTACCCGATCCACCCTTACTCCGTGATCATCGCCGGGGGGGACGTCCGCAGCGTTCGTCTTGAAGAGGGCACCGACTTCTATGGGGCGCTGATGGCTGCTCATCGGGAGAGCTGGCCACCGCCCAAGCTGCTGATCCTGAGCTTTCCCCACAACCCCACCACCGCTACCGTGGACCTCGCCTTTTTCGAAAAGGTGGTGGCGTTCGCTCAGGAGCACCACCTGATCCTGATCCACGATCTTGCCTACGCGGACCTGACCTTTGATGGCTATCAGGCACCAAGCCTCTTGCAAGTACCTGGGGCAAAGGAGATCGGGGTGGAGTTCTTTACGCTCTCCAAGAGCTACAACATGCCGGGCTGGCGGGTCGGTTTCTGTGTTGGCAATCCGCGGATCATCGCAGCCCTCACGCGGCTCAAGAGCTACCTGGATTACGGGATGTTCCAGCCGATCCAGATCGCGGCGATCGTCGCGCTGAACGGCCCGCAGGAATGCGTGGGGCAGACGGTTGAGATCTACCGGACGCGGCGCGATGCGCTGGTAGATGGGCTGAACCGGATCGGGTGGAATCTGTCGAAGCCGAAGGGAACCATGTTTGTCTGGGCAAAGATCCCTGAGTCGTACCGGACCATGGGGTCTCTGGAATTTTCGAAGTTCCTCCTCGACAAGGCGAAGGTTGCCGTGTCCCCGGGGATCGGATTCGGACAGTACGGGGACGAGTATGTGCGATTCGCCCTGGTGGAAAACGAACACCGGACCCGCCAGGCCATTCATGGCCTCAAGCGAGTGCTGTAA
- a CDS encoding site-specific DNA-methyltransferase: MPVLQFKGKTAIECYHHTISHHTLEFDAKLSVLGKGEKPALDGNLIIEGDNLIALKALLPTHAGRIKCIYIDPPYNTGNEGWVYNDNLTQPQFKEWIGRAVGKEGEDATRHDKWCCMMYPRLQLLKELLRDDGAIFISIDDNEVHNLRMMMDEIFGPENRLGVLIWKSRNFPDTRPKTGVSVDHEYILAYRKSSDGRLLGKRRSETKYSNPDKDTRGDWTSCSLLGKATKEQRPNLHYDFVNPKTKEVYRCPPATGWICSKTTMDQKIAEERIFWPRKAGGRPREKVFLKELESGVLGFPSVIDGVFTSDGTEEIRQIFGDQIGTVLPFPKPSLLIRDLVAQVAVGDDFVLDSFAGSGTTAHAVLRLNEEDGGNRRFILVQIPYEMKEQEKNKFNICQKITAERVRRVIQGFTYTSPKGKKEKVTGLGGSFAYVCVGKPLFGEYRDWGKQLPGYDDLAKYIFYTETSRDFDRKAMNEKTGKIGEHHGTSYYLLYTPDGQEDRRLDMEWLKGLDKMEKNRSLVVYCEKIWVHRDDLAKFEQKTKRTVRPMIVPFNLK, translated from the coding sequence ATGCCGGTTTTGCAGTTCAAAGGGAAGACCGCGATTGAGTGCTATCACCACACGATTTCGCACCATACCCTGGAGTTCGACGCCAAGCTGTCGGTCCTAGGGAAGGGCGAGAAGCCAGCACTCGACGGCAACCTCATCATCGAGGGTGACAACCTCATCGCCTTAAAGGCCCTTCTTCCCACCCACGCGGGACGGATCAAGTGTATCTATATTGATCCGCCATACAATACCGGCAATGAAGGGTGGGTCTATAACGACAACCTCACTCAGCCGCAGTTCAAAGAGTGGATAGGGCGAGCGGTGGGCAAAGAGGGAGAGGACGCTACTCGCCACGATAAGTGGTGCTGCATGATGTATCCGCGCCTCCAGCTATTGAAGGAACTTCTTCGCGACGATGGGGCCATATTCATCAGTATCGACGATAACGAAGTCCACAATCTGCGGATGATGATGGATGAGATTTTCGGCCCAGAAAACAGGCTGGGTGTGCTTATTTGGAAATCGAGAAACTTCCCGGACACTCGACCCAAAACGGGAGTTTCGGTTGACCACGAATACATCCTGGCGTATCGGAAATCCTCGGATGGTCGGCTTCTTGGAAAAAGGCGTAGTGAGACGAAATATTCCAATCCTGACAAGGATACACGTGGTGATTGGACAAGCTGTAGCCTTTTAGGCAAAGCGACTAAAGAACAGCGACCCAATCTTCACTACGACTTTGTTAACCCCAAAACTAAAGAGGTGTATCGATGTCCTCCGGCAACAGGATGGATTTGCAGTAAGACGACGATGGACCAAAAGATTGCCGAAGAAAGAATCTTTTGGCCACGAAAAGCAGGAGGACGGCCACGAGAGAAGGTGTTCCTTAAAGAACTGGAATCAGGCGTTCTCGGATTCCCGAGTGTGATTGACGGAGTCTTTACCAGCGACGGAACGGAAGAGATACGGCAAATATTTGGAGACCAGATCGGTACAGTATTACCTTTCCCGAAGCCGTCTCTACTTATTCGGGACTTGGTGGCACAGGTAGCCGTGGGAGACGATTTTGTTCTTGACTCTTTTGCCGGGTCCGGAACGACCGCTCATGCAGTATTGAGGCTGAACGAGGAAGACGGCGGCAACCGGAGGTTTATTCTTGTTCAGATTCCCTACGAAATGAAAGAGCAGGAGAAGAACAAGTTCAACATCTGCCAGAAGATCACAGCGGAGCGGGTCCGGCGGGTCATTCAGGGGTTTACGTATACGAGCCCGAAGGGTAAGAAAGAAAAAGTTACGGGGCTAGGCGGCTCCTTCGCCTATGTCTGCGTCGGCAAACCGCTCTTCGGTGAATACCGCGATTGGGGCAAGCAGTTGCCCGGCTATGACGATCTCGCCAAGTACATCTTTTATACGGAGACCAGCCGAGACTTCGACCGGAAGGCGATGAACGAGAAAACCGGGAAGATCGGTGAACATCACGGGACCAGTTACTATCTGCTCTACACTCCAGACGGTCAGGAAGACCGCCGATTGGACATGGAATGGCTCAAGGGTCTCGACAAGATGGAGAAGAACAGGAGCTTGGTGGTTTACTGTGAGAAAATTTGGGTGCACCGTGATGACCTGGCGAAGTTTGAGCAGAAAACGAAGCGGACGGTGCGGCCCATGATTGTCCCGTTCAACTTGAAGTAG
- a CDS encoding DEAD/DEAH box helicase, with protein MQLKRYQERVISEVKLFLDALASEQTAGSQYASLAAWDKAKKLFHLPGEYRPRKNGLGKDLPTCCIKVPTGGGKTLLATQILGLVYQTILKNRNGSGLVLWVVPSDQIYKDTLKALRDRRHFYRESLEFVLSRRIEVWEKHEIFRLTPGQLRSNLNILLLKLASTNRETREQLKFFRDSGGNIVQHFPPENDPEKHGALKVQFLNLDMLGDDDDQDERLVKTSLGNLVRLCEPPVILDEGHKATSELARKTIEGFNASVVVELSATPHKEANVLVRVTGKELLGEQMIKLPINIANANQPSWKNCLTQAREKREHLAKLAEKHYRESEKLIRPIVLVQVERTGKDQRDSGFVHSEDVKQHLMQREGVHESAIAIKTSDTDDIEGIDLLAEGCRVEWIITKAALQEGWDCPFAYILVSLNNTGSQQSMTQLVGRVLRQPYVERTPFDELNESYVFCLRRKAADISREVKKALEQEGYEGDAASVVDRSTDDGKAGQKRVTTIREEFRRYYREFEGKIYLPRFCVKHGDTYDVLDYFRHLLSQVDVTRFDYAGIDWNMTAAIEAAKDSIYRLTLEQDDLERVAERESVTLETDEQVKAWLVASLPFNYFSQKQLREIVSRVTDRLYQLTPELSGRLGLVKFEVREKIVGLIQRGTDRQTQEAFEALFKNKRLGFYLECVEGRFEIPPKIEIRGTKKLIHVDHEPVQRSLFDYVPDDLNEYEKSVALYLDKHPEVLWWYRNLVGVDCFSIQGYKRNKIYPDFVVQQGHNKKPVASVVVVESKGKHLKGNEDTTYKRTVGSYFQKVGQKVPWQKLAEDFRDETFRFQVLDEGEYADRDWRDDLKKLLNSPV; from the coding sequence ATGCAACTGAAGCGTTATCAGGAACGCGTCATAAGCGAAGTTAAACTCTTTCTGGACGCGTTGGCTTCGGAGCAAACGGCCGGGAGTCAGTACGCATCCTTGGCTGCTTGGGATAAAGCGAAGAAACTGTTTCATCTGCCCGGCGAGTATCGACCACGCAAGAACGGTCTAGGAAAAGACCTCCCTACGTGTTGCATCAAGGTACCCACCGGCGGCGGGAAGACTTTACTGGCTACTCAGATTCTTGGGCTTGTCTATCAAACTATTCTGAAGAACCGCAACGGCTCTGGGTTGGTGTTGTGGGTGGTTCCCAGCGATCAGATATACAAGGACACGCTCAAGGCGCTTCGCGACCGTAGGCACTTCTATCGCGAATCATTGGAGTTCGTGCTGTCACGCCGTATTGAGGTGTGGGAAAAGCACGAGATTTTTCGCCTGACGCCGGGGCAGTTACGCAGCAACCTAAATATCCTACTCCTGAAACTCGCCAGTACCAACCGCGAGACGCGCGAGCAGCTCAAGTTCTTCCGCGATAGCGGGGGCAACATCGTCCAGCATTTCCCGCCCGAAAATGATCCAGAAAAGCACGGGGCGCTCAAGGTTCAGTTCCTGAACCTAGACATGCTGGGGGATGACGACGACCAGGACGAGAGGTTGGTCAAAACCTCGCTAGGCAACTTGGTCCGTCTCTGCGAGCCGCCGGTCATCTTGGACGAAGGACACAAGGCCACCAGCGAGCTCGCTCGGAAGACCATTGAGGGATTCAATGCCTCAGTGGTGGTCGAACTGTCCGCCACGCCACATAAGGAAGCCAACGTCCTCGTTCGGGTAACCGGCAAAGAACTGCTTGGTGAACAGATGATCAAGTTGCCGATCAACATCGCCAACGCCAACCAGCCGTCTTGGAAGAATTGCCTGACGCAGGCGCGAGAAAAGAGAGAGCACTTAGCGAAACTCGCGGAGAAGCATTACAGGGAAAGCGAGAAACTCATTCGCCCGATCGTGCTGGTCCAAGTCGAACGGACAGGGAAGGACCAGCGGGACAGCGGCTTCGTCCACAGCGAAGACGTGAAGCAACATCTGATGCAGAGAGAGGGTGTCCATGAATCGGCCATCGCCATCAAGACCTCGGACACTGACGATATTGAGGGCATTGATCTCCTCGCCGAAGGATGCCGCGTGGAATGGATTATCACCAAGGCAGCCTTGCAGGAGGGATGGGATTGCCCCTTCGCCTATATCCTGGTCTCCCTGAACAACACCGGCAGCCAGCAGAGTATGACCCAACTGGTAGGGCGGGTGCTTCGGCAGCCGTATGTGGAGAGGACGCCGTTCGACGAGCTGAACGAGAGCTATGTGTTTTGTTTGCGGCGAAAGGCGGCGGATATTTCTCGTGAGGTCAAGAAGGCGCTGGAACAGGAGGGCTACGAAGGCGACGCGGCCAGCGTCGTTGACCGCAGTACGGACGACGGCAAAGCCGGACAGAAGCGCGTGACTACTATTCGTGAAGAATTCCGCCGTTACTATCGGGAGTTCGAGGGTAAGATTTATCTGCCCCGCTTTTGCGTCAAGCACGGAGACACGTACGATGTCCTCGACTATTTCCGGCATTTGCTCAGTCAGGTCGATGTCACACGGTTCGATTACGCCGGAATAGATTGGAACATGACGGCAGCGATCGAAGCGGCAAAGGATTCCATCTATCGCCTGACCCTTGAACAAGATGATCTTGAGCGTGTGGCGGAACGCGAATCTGTTACCCTGGAGACTGATGAGCAGGTGAAGGCCTGGTTGGTAGCCAGCCTGCCGTTTAATTACTTCAGCCAGAAGCAGCTACGGGAGATCGTCAGTCGGGTGACTGATCGTCTGTATCAGCTCACCCCGGAGCTTTCAGGCCGGTTGGGACTGGTTAAGTTTGAGGTGCGTGAAAAGATTGTCGGATTGATCCAGCGTGGGACGGACCGTCAAACGCAAGAAGCGTTCGAGGCGCTGTTCAAAAACAAACGGCTCGGCTTCTATCTTGAATGTGTGGAAGGGCGCTTTGAAATTCCACCCAAGATTGAGATACGGGGAACAAAGAAGCTGATACATGTCGATCACGAGCCGGTCCAACGGTCCCTCTTTGATTACGTGCCGGACGACCTCAATGAGTACGAGAAGTCGGTCGCACTGTATCTCGACAAGCATCCCGAAGTCCTGTGGTGGTATCGAAATCTCGTTGGTGTGGATTGTTTCTCGATCCAAGGCTACAAGCGGAATAAGATTTATCCGGATTTCGTGGTTCAACAGGGTCACAATAAAAAGCCGGTTGCCTCTGTGGTTGTGGTCGAAAGCAAGGGCAAGCATCTCAAAGGAAACGAAGACACAACCTACAAGCGGACGGTGGGCAGCTACTTTCAAAAAGTTGGCCAGAAAGTCCCCTGGCAGAAACTCGCGGAAGACTTCCGGGACGAGACATTCCGCTTTCAAGTCCTGGACGAGGGAGAATACGCGGATCGTGACTGGCGAGATGATCTAAAGAAGCTGCTCAATTCACCGGTCTAG